Proteins encoded in a region of the Sulfitobacter geojensis genome:
- a CDS encoding MarR family winged helix-turn-helix transcriptional regulator has protein sequence MAKHTPRIVANNDLKTPDLEELVGYNLKRAYIVVKEDFREAMGKDGLSARVFSALSLTHDHPNITQSELARIMGIERSGLVAIVDELEAKGCLSRVQVPTDRRVQALVPTEAGRQLYRETIEAVRAHEDCLFSNMTEAEKQQLLSLLKKIRRRGALK, from the coding sequence ATGGCCAAGCACACGCCACGGATTGTTGCCAACAACGATCTCAAAACACCTGATCTGGAAGAGCTCGTCGGCTATAATCTCAAGCGCGCATATATCGTCGTCAAAGAGGATTTCCGCGAGGCAATGGGCAAGGACGGTCTCTCTGCGCGTGTGTTTTCCGCACTCTCCCTGACCCACGATCACCCCAATATCACGCAGAGTGAGTTGGCGCGGATAATGGGGATTGAACGATCAGGTCTTGTCGCAATTGTAGACGAGTTGGAGGCGAAGGGCTGTCTATCACGCGTGCAAGTGCCAACTGACCGGCGTGTGCAGGCGTTGGTCCCCACCGAAGCGGGACGTCAGCTTTATCGTGAGACAATCGAGGCCGTGCGCGCGCATGAAGACTGTCTTTTTAGCAACATGACCGAAGCCGAGAAACAGCAGCTTTTGTCCCTGTTGAAAAAGATCCGCCGCAGAGGAGCGCTAAAATGA